The genomic region TCTACGATAAACTCGATGCCGGGCGCTTCGTGGCGTGGCTCGTCGTGCAAAAACTCGTCGTGTTCAGCTGTGTTCATACCGAGGCTTAGGCCGTGACATGGTTGGATGGCGAATCGGAGGTAGCGGGCGCAGGCGTGAGCAGGAACGTGAGCTGCACGTTGCGGCCATCCTGGGTGAACTCCACCTCGTCGGCAAGGTGGCGAATCAGGAAGATGCCGCGGCCACCGGGATTTTCCAGGTTTTCGGGGGCCGTGGGGTCCAGCAGATTGTTATAATCAAAGCCTTCGCCTTCGTCCTGTACCTCAAACTTGAGGCGGTCCTGATCTACGTAGAGCGACAGGAATACGTTCTTGTCCTTGTCGAACTTGTTCCCGTGCCGGATGGCGTTGTTCACCGCTTCGGTGACGGCCACCATGATATTGCCGTAAATGTCGTCTTCAATATGGAAGGTATCCTTCGAATTGTCGATGAAACTTTCCACTACTCGGATGTTCTCGACCAGCGAAGGAATTTGAATTTTAACCTGCTTCATAAGGGGTTGGTAAGAGGGGCAGCGGCGGTAAAAATAAGGAGAGCTATTTCATT from Hymenobacter aerilatus harbors:
- a CDS encoding ATP-binding protein; the encoded protein is MKQVKIQIPSLVENIRVVESFIDNSKDTFHIEDDIYGNIMVAVTEAVNNAIRHGNKFDKDKNVFLSLYVDQDRLKFEVQDEGEGFDYNNLLDPTAPENLENPGGRGIFLIRHLADEVEFTQDGRNVQLTFLLTPAPATSDSPSNHVTA